A single genomic interval of Rhinopithecus roxellana isolate Shanxi Qingling chromosome 11, ASM756505v1, whole genome shotgun sequence harbors:
- the ZNF25 gene encoding zinc finger protein 25: MWNFLSRKVKHQKTGTTEKAYECKECGKFFCQKSALIVHQHTHSKGKSYDCDKCGNSFSKNEDLTRHQKIHTRDKTYECKECKKIFYHLSSLSRHLRTHAGEKPYECNQCEKSFYQKPHLIEHQKTYTGEKPFQCTECGKFFYVKAYLMVHQKTHTGEKPYECKECGKAFSQKSHLTVHQRTHTGEKPYKCKECGKFFSRNSHLKTHQRTHTGEKPYECKECRKCFYQKSALTAHQQTHTGEKPFECNKCGKTFYYKSDFTKHQRKHTGEKPYECTECGKSFSVNSVLRLHQRTHRREALCMQGMWEVLFSEVTFYYTSEKTHRGEAL; the protein is encoded by the coding sequence ATGTGGAACTTTCTGTCTAGGAAAGTTAAACATCAGAAAACTGGTACCACAGAGAAAgcctatgaatgtaaggaatgtgggaagttCTTCTGCCAGAAGTCTGCCCTCATAGTACATCAGCATACTCACTCAAAGGGCAAATCCTATGACTGTGATAAATGTGGGAACTCGTTCTCCAAAAATGAAGACCTCACAAGACATCAGAAAATTCACACGAGAGATAAAACCTATGAGTGTaaagaatgtaagaaaatattttaccacCTATCATCTCTCAGTAGACATCTGAGAACCCAtgcaggagagaaaccctatgaatgtaatcAGTGTGAGAAATCCTTCTACCAGAAACCACATCTCATAGAACATCAGAAAACATACACAGGGGAGAAACCTTTTCAATGTACTGAATGTGGGAAGTTCTTCTATGTGAAGGCATACCTCATGGTACATCAGAAGACACACACAGGGGAGAAACCCTATGAGTGTAAggagtgtgggaaagccttttCCCAGAAGTCACACCTCACAGTACATCAGAGAACACACACAGGggagaaaccctataaatgtaaggaatgtgggaaattCTTCTCTAGGAATTCACACCTCAAAACTCATCAGAGaactcacacaggagagaaaccctatgaatgtaaggaatgtagGAAATGCTTCTACCAGAAGTCAGCCCTCACAGCACATCAGCAAACTCACACAGGGGAGAAACCCTTTGAATGTAATAAATGCGGGAAAACCTTTTACTATAAATCAGACTTCACTAAACATCAGAGAAAACACACAGGGGAGAAGCCCTATGAATGCACAGAATGTGGCAAATCTTTCTCTGTGAATTCGGTCCTCAGATTACATCAAAGGACTCACAGGAGAGAAGCCCTATGCATGCAAGGAATGTGGGAAGTCCTTTTCTCAGAAGTCACATTTTATTATACATCAGAGAAAACACACAGGGGAGAAGCCCTATAG